From Flavobacterium alkalisoli, the proteins below share one genomic window:
- the nadE gene encoding NAD(+) synthase yields MATHKFKTETVNEYIVKWLRDYAANAKVKGFVVGISGGIDSAVTSTLCAQTGLPTLCVEMPIHQAKSQVSRGREHIQQLKERFDNVSSAEADLTPVFETFRKEVPETDNQYLQDLTLANTRARLRMTTLYYFAGINSALIAGTGNKVEDFGVGFFTKYGDGGVDLSPIADLMKSEVRELAKYLQVPQSIITAKPTDGLFGDDRSDEDQLGASYDELEWAMREAEKGRKHDEFEGREKEVFNIYLRLNSINQHKMNPIPVCEIPPNLK; encoded by the coding sequence ATGGCAACCCATAAATTTAAAACCGAAACCGTTAACGAATATATTGTAAAATGGCTGCGCGACTATGCAGCTAACGCAAAAGTTAAGGGTTTTGTTGTGGGAATATCCGGTGGTATAGACTCAGCCGTCACCTCAACACTGTGTGCACAAACCGGCCTGCCTACACTATGCGTAGAAATGCCCATACATCAGGCAAAAAGCCAGGTAAGCCGTGGCAGGGAGCATATACAGCAGTTAAAGGAGCGTTTTGATAATGTATCTTCGGCAGAGGCCGACCTCACACCGGTTTTTGAAACTTTTAGAAAGGAAGTGCCTGAGACCGACAATCAGTACCTGCAGGACTTAACCCTTGCCAACACAAGGGCACGACTAAGGATGACTACCCTTTATTACTTTGCAGGTATAAACAGTGCGCTGATTGCAGGAACAGGAAATAAGGTTGAGGACTTTGGCGTAGGCTTTTTTACCAAATATGGTGATGGCGGTGTAGACCTTAGCCCTATTGCTGACTTAATGAAATCGGAAGTACGTGAACTTGCTAAATACCTTCAGGTTCCACAAAGCATTATTACTGCAAAACCTACCGATGGCCTCTTTGGTGATGACCGAAGTGACGAGGACCAATTAGGAGCCAGTTATGATGAACTGGAATGGGCAATGCGTGAGGCCGAAAAAGGAAGAAAGCACGACGAGTTTGAAGGAAGGGAAAAAGAAGTTTTTAACATTTATTTAAGACTCAATTCCATAAACCAGCATAAAATGAACCCAATACCGGTTTGTGAAATTCCGCCAAATTTGAAATAA
- a CDS encoding response regulator transcription factor — translation MIKLCLADNHPVVHYGMKAYFSENPEISFAGVVNNLDGLMDVLKKKTVDAAIIDLELDGLTSISSVKSLVKDYPETKIIIFTNLAEQIYAPNALKAGVSAYVHKNAKMEDLENAIKRVVKGEVVFSELVKKNLALLNKGKKSERLYRKLSSREIEVLRYLSEGKKNKEIAKLLDLNEKTISTYKLRLLTKLHVTNLVDLVNKAKTLEIV, via the coding sequence ATGATTAAACTATGCTTAGCGGATAATCATCCTGTAGTACACTATGGAATGAAAGCGTACTTTAGCGAAAATCCGGAAATCAGCTTTGCAGGGGTGGTAAACAATCTTGACGGCCTCATGGATGTATTAAAAAAGAAGACTGTTGACGCCGCCATTATTGACCTGGAGTTAGACGGACTAACGAGTATAAGCTCGGTAAAATCTCTCGTAAAAGATTATCCCGAAACCAAGATTATAATTTTTACTAATCTTGCTGAGCAAATATATGCCCCTAATGCCCTAAAAGCCGGTGTTTCTGCCTACGTGCATAAAAATGCCAAGATGGAAGACCTTGAAAATGCCATTAAAAGAGTTGTTAAGGGAGAAGTTGTTTTCAGCGAACTGGTAAAGAAAAATCTTGCGCTTCTCAACAAAGGAAAAAAATCGGAAAGGCTCTACAGAAAACTATCTTCCCGTGAAATTGAAGTACTGCGTTATCTTAGCGAAGGAAAAAAGAACAAAGAGATTGCAAAGCTGCTTGACCTGAACGAAAAAACAATAAGCACTTACAAACTAAGACTGCTTACAAAACTGCACGTTACTAACTTAGTAGACTTAGTAAACAAAGCTAAAACCCTGGAAATAGTTTAA
- the dnaG gene encoding DNA primase, with protein sequence MISQSTIDTVFETARLEEVIGDFINLKRAGSNFKGLSPFSNEKSPSFMVSPVKQIWKDFSSGKGGNVVAFLMEHEHFSYPEAIRYLAKKYNIEIEETEQSQEQKQEANERESMYLVSEFAQKYFQSTLLNTDEGQAIGYSYFKERGFTSETIKKFGLGYSPEEWDAFSKEALGKGYKLEYLDKTGLTIVREDGRNVDRFRGRVMFPIQSMSGRVLGFGGRILTNDKKVAKYLNSPESDIYHKSKVLYGIYHAKQSIAKLDNCYLVEGYTDVIQLNQAGIENVVASSGTALTPDQIRLINRLTKNITVLFDGDAAGLRASIRGIDLILEEGMNVKVCTFPDGEDPDSFAKKSSYEELTEYLSSNAKDFIQFKASLLMDEAQNDPVKKAGLIRDIVTSISKIPDRIQREVYIQECSRIMDISEQVLVSTLAQLVQKDITDAGKKQKEEQKAKAMQPVVEEMPEVKQSADDLSGIEYEIVKALQLYGDMECEFKNIYTKFDEYGEEVTFTEVQACKVYEWIYLNLQEDEIEFTQPTFSALLKQMIEIYLNKEIKQENFINNFSVDLQGLVSDIYMEDDKYLLSGWEDKQQIPVKMKDMTVEEHVTQIIFDLRSRLIKKLIHELMTQVRPEPEADNRDVMQDIMDYTELNRNVLKRIERIRTT encoded by the coding sequence TTGATTTCACAAAGTACCATAGATACTGTATTTGAGACTGCTCGCCTTGAGGAGGTTATAGGTGATTTTATAAACCTAAAGCGTGCCGGTAGTAACTTTAAGGGACTTAGTCCTTTCAGTAATGAGAAGTCGCCTTCGTTTATGGTATCTCCGGTGAAGCAGATATGGAAGGATTTCAGCTCCGGTAAAGGAGGTAACGTAGTTGCTTTTTTAATGGAACACGAACACTTTTCGTATCCGGAAGCAATCCGTTATCTGGCAAAAAAATACAACATAGAAATCGAGGAAACTGAGCAGTCTCAGGAACAGAAGCAGGAAGCTAATGAAAGGGAGAGTATGTACCTGGTTTCTGAATTTGCGCAGAAATATTTTCAAAGTACACTATTAAATACAGATGAGGGGCAGGCTATAGGCTATTCTTACTTTAAGGAAAGAGGGTTTACATCTGAAACAATTAAAAAATTCGGATTGGGTTATTCCCCTGAAGAATGGGATGCATTTAGCAAAGAAGCCCTGGGTAAAGGGTATAAGCTGGAATATCTTGATAAAACCGGACTAACTATAGTTAGGGAAGACGGTAGGAATGTAGACAGATTCCGTGGACGCGTTATGTTTCCTATACAAAGTATGTCGGGCCGTGTTTTAGGTTTTGGTGGTCGTATTTTGACTAACGATAAAAAAGTAGCCAAATACCTTAACTCTCCGGAAAGTGATATTTACCATAAAAGCAAAGTGCTGTACGGTATTTATCATGCCAAACAATCTATAGCAAAACTGGATAACTGTTACCTTGTAGAAGGCTATACCGATGTTATACAGCTAAATCAGGCGGGTATAGAAAACGTTGTGGCTTCATCGGGAACTGCCTTAACGCCCGATCAGATACGCCTTATAAACAGGCTTACCAAAAACATTACCGTACTTTTTGACGGCGATGCTGCCGGTCTTAGGGCTTCGATAAGAGGTATAGATCTTATCCTTGAAGAAGGCATGAACGTTAAGGTGTGTACTTTTCCTGATGGGGAAGACCCTGATAGTTTTGCTAAGAAATCATCTTATGAGGAACTGACCGAATACCTAAGCAGTAACGCTAAAGACTTTATACAGTTCAAGGCTTCATTACTTATGGATGAAGCGCAAAACGATCCGGTAAAAAAAGCAGGCCTTATAAGGGATATAGTAACCAGTATTTCTAAAATACCAGATAGGATTCAGCGTGAGGTATACATACAGGAATGTTCCCGTATTATGGATATATCAGAGCAGGTGCTGGTAAGTACACTGGCTCAGTTAGTGCAAAAGGATATTACTGATGCCGGTAAAAAGCAAAAAGAAGAGCAAAAGGCAAAAGCAATGCAGCCTGTGGTTGAGGAAATGCCGGAAGTAAAACAAAGTGCAGACGATCTTTCGGGTATTGAATATGAAATTGTAAAAGCACTTCAGCTTTATGGCGATATGGAGTGTGAATTTAAGAACATATACACGAAGTTCGACGAGTACGGTGAAGAGGTCACTTTTACTGAAGTACAAGCCTGTAAAGTATATGAATGGATTTACTTGAACCTGCAGGAAGATGAAATTGAATTTACTCAACCTACCTTTAGTGCGCTTTTAAAGCAGATGATTGAGATATATCTTAATAAGGAAATCAAACAGGAAAACTTCATTAATAATTTCTCAGTTGATCTGCAGGGGCTGGTGTCAGATATTTATATGGAAGATGATAAATATCTCCTTAGCGGATGGGAAGATAAGCAGCAAATACCTGTTAAGATGAAGGATATGACTGTAGAGGAACACGTGACACAGATTATTTTTGATTTAAGGTCCCGACTTATCAAAAAACTGATTCATGAGCTTATGACGCAGGTAAGACCGGAACCTGAGGCAGACAACAGAGATGTTATGCAGGATATAATGGATTACACCGAACTTAACAGAAACGTACTTAAACGTATTGAACGAATACGTACCACATAG
- a CDS encoding SDR family oxidoreductase gives MKILVTGTTGYIGKRLIPFLLEAGHELVCCVRDLNRIPEQFKDQDSITFVEVDFLVYSTGVKIPQDIEVAYYLMHSMSASEDFEKQELACAYNFISYVKDTSLKQVIYLSGIVNEDVLSKHLRSRKQVEQALGGGKYALTAFRAGIIVGSGSASFEIIRDLVEKLPVMVTPKWLNTKTQPIAIRDVLSYLSKAAGDERLYNNNYDIYGPEILTYKKMLLIFAEVRQLKRYIITLPVMTPKLSSYWLYFVTSTTFKLAASLVDSMKITIVGRSNNLGEMLNVHPITYREAVEKAFQKIEEDAILSSWKDSIVSGRFSEKISKYITIPKYGCFKDIKSRKVDNEEEVLNRIWALGGYTGWYYGDFLWKARGFLDKMFGGVGLRRGRTHPSKIQPGDALDFWRVLFANREEKRLLLYAEMKLPGEAWLEFRIEKGKLWQRAVFRPKGLWGRLYWYSVLPFHYFIFNGMIDSLVAKE, from the coding sequence ATGAAAATTCTTGTAACAGGCACAACAGGTTATATAGGTAAAAGGCTTATTCCGTTTTTGCTGGAAGCAGGCCATGAACTGGTGTGTTGTGTAAGAGATCTTAACAGAATTCCCGAACAGTTTAAAGATCAGGACTCCATAACATTTGTCGAAGTCGATTTTCTGGTTTATTCCACAGGTGTGAAAATTCCACAGGATATAGAGGTGGCCTATTACCTTATGCACTCTATGTCGGCTTCAGAAGATTTTGAAAAGCAGGAACTTGCCTGTGCCTATAACTTTATCAGTTATGTAAAGGATACTTCATTAAAACAGGTTATATATTTAAGCGGTATTGTAAACGAAGATGTGCTATCCAAACACCTGCGATCCAGAAAACAGGTAGAACAGGCGCTGGGCGGGGGTAAATATGCCTTAACCGCTTTCAGGGCAGGAATTATTGTAGGAAGTGGCAGCGCATCGTTCGAGATTATAAGGGATTTGGTTGAAAAACTTCCTGTCATGGTCACTCCTAAGTGGCTTAATACAAAAACACAGCCCATAGCCATAAGGGATGTGTTAAGTTACCTTTCTAAAGCTGCAGGAGATGAAAGGCTTTACAATAACAATTATGATATATATGGTCCCGAAATACTGACCTATAAAAAAATGCTTCTCATTTTTGCTGAAGTACGCCAACTTAAGCGCTATATCATCACCCTTCCGGTAATGACGCCTAAATTGTCATCCTATTGGTTGTACTTTGTTACCTCCACAACTTTTAAGCTGGCAGCATCTCTTGTGGATAGTATGAAAATAACCATTGTGGGCCGTTCTAATAATCTTGGTGAGATGTTGAATGTCCATCCCATAACATATAGGGAAGCAGTGGAGAAAGCTTTTCAGAAAATAGAGGAAGACGCTATACTTTCAAGTTGGAAAGACTCTATTGTAAGCGGGCGTTTTAGTGAAAAGATCTCTAAATACATTACCATTCCCAAATATGGTTGTTTTAAGGATATAAAATCACGCAAAGTTGATAATGAAGAAGAGGTGCTAAACAGGATATGGGCTTTAGGAGGTTATACGGGATGGTATTACGGAGACTTTTTATGGAAGGCCAGAGGGTTTCTTGATAAGATGTTTGGTGGTGTGGGACTGCGAAGGGGAAGGACCCATCCTTCTAAAATACAACCGGGCGATGCGCTCGATTTTTGGCGCGTACTTTTTGCCAACAGAGAAGAGAAACGTCTTTTACTCTATGCGGAGATGAAATTACCGGGTGAAGCCTGGCTGGAATTCAGGATAGAAAAGGGTAAGCTTTGGCAACGCGCTGTTTTTAGGCCTAAAGGTTTGTGGGGCAGGTTGTACTGGTATTCTGTGCTGCCTTTTCACTATTTCATTTTTAACGGAATGATAGACAGCTTGGTGGCGAAGGAATAA
- a CDS encoding response regulator gives MLKLALVDDHKLFRKSLAALLGTLEGVEVVYESDSGKDFLSFLKENKDIDIALLDIQMPEMDGYTLCGKVLNTHDTIKILMISQLSSKETIRHVMQSGAHGFVTKNSEPEQLELAIRNLNTTGFYLGPELGSVLKDLMLFQQGGNELQPDSDFLSDREKEVIRLICRGKSSAEIAEELFIHQRTVETHRQRMINKVGAKNFIGVIVFALKHNLLDVEDLS, from the coding sequence ATGCTTAAGTTAGCTCTTGTAGACGATCATAAGCTTTTCAGGAAAAGCCTTGCAGCCCTTTTAGGTACTCTTGAGGGGGTTGAGGTGGTTTATGAAAGTGATAGCGGTAAAGACTTCCTTTCTTTCCTTAAAGAGAATAAGGATATTGATATTGCTCTTCTTGATATTCAGATGCCTGAAATGGATGGCTATACGCTTTGTGGAAAAGTACTTAATACTCACGATACCATTAAGATATTAATGATATCGCAACTATCAAGCAAAGAGACCATAAGGCACGTAATGCAAAGTGGTGCACATGGCTTTGTTACTAAAAATTCGGAGCCGGAACAGCTTGAGTTGGCAATCCGTAATTTAAATACTACCGGTTTTTATCTGGGTCCTGAATTAGGGTCGGTACTAAAAGATCTTATGTTGTTTCAGCAGGGAGGAAACGAACTGCAACCCGACAGTGATTTTTTAAGTGACAGGGAAAAGGAGGTTATTCGTCTTATCTGCCGGGGAAAAAGCTCTGCCGAAATAGCCGAAGAACTTTTTATCCATCAGCGCACTGTAGAAACCCATAGGCAGAGGATGATTAATAAAGTGGGAGCCAAGAACTTTATTGGTGTTATAGTGTTTGCCCTAAAGCACAATCTGCTGGATGTGGAAGATTTAAGTTAA
- a CDS encoding sensor histidine kinase, translated as MKGTGEEVVSLFYIGTAIMLFLAFGLLFIVVTYQRHFFRMKRKEAENMLKVSLESEKNERARIAADLHDGVSGDLSAIKNYLSVLAKKESENKEIFDEIREGVDAALQNTRAVSHNLMPPLLETEGLVPALKGYLEGIGAKAQIYFEVTSNGALALPASVAYQLFRVLQELTTNMVKYGNVSKCDINIALNKEVLAIDITDDGTPFNFKENLMKPNASGLKNINSRLHAVGGIIVQEEERQTGNRFTITLKNVNNA; from the coding sequence ATGAAGGGAACGGGGGAAGAAGTAGTATCTTTATTTTATATCGGTACAGCTATAATGCTGTTTTTAGCATTTGGGCTGTTGTTTATTGTTGTGACTTATCAAAGGCATTTCTTTAGGATGAAACGTAAGGAAGCCGAAAACATGCTTAAAGTAAGTCTTGAAAGTGAGAAAAATGAAAGGGCACGTATAGCCGCCGATCTTCATGATGGGGTGTCAGGCGATTTAAGTGCTATTAAAAACTACCTGAGTGTACTGGCAAAAAAAGAATCGGAAAACAAAGAGATTTTTGATGAGATTCGCGAAGGGGTAGATGCTGCCCTGCAGAATACGCGTGCCGTGTCGCATAATCTTATGCCGCCGCTATTAGAAACAGAAGGGCTTGTGCCCGCGCTTAAAGGTTATCTTGAAGGTATAGGGGCAAAAGCCCAAATTTATTTTGAGGTTACATCTAACGGAGCACTAGCATTACCGGCATCGGTAGCGTATCAGCTTTTTAGGGTGTTACAGGAGTTAACCACAAATATGGTTAAGTATGGCAACGTTTCTAAATGTGATATAAATATAGCTTTAAATAAAGAAGTCCTGGCTATTGATATAACAGATGACGGAACTCCGTTTAATTTTAAGGAGAACCTGATGAAGCCAAATGCCAGCGGACTTAAAAATATCAATTCACGCCTGCATGCTGTAGGCGGAATTATAGTTCAGGAAGAAGAAAGGCAAACGGGTAACCGTTTTACCATAACACTAAAAAATGTAAACAATGCTTAA
- a CDS encoding RNA polymerase sigma factor, whose translation MKVIALHQEEKEIIMQAVQNNRHAQHKIYSKYSPKMLGVCRQYIKDLQQAEDIMITAFMKVFTNLKNFEHKGSFEGWIRRIMVNECISYLRVQKKISFLEDEYYVESTADTIESQLSADDIQCMIDALPEGYKMVFNLYVIEGYKHQEIAKMLGINEGTSKSQLSHARKMLQEKINKQKNYSNGTE comes from the coding sequence TTGAAAGTAATTGCCTTACATCAGGAAGAAAAGGAAATTATCATGCAGGCAGTGCAAAACAACAGACATGCCCAGCATAAGATATATTCTAAGTATTCGCCCAAAATGCTGGGGGTGTGCAGGCAATATATAAAAGACCTGCAGCAGGCCGAAGATATTATGATAACGGCTTTTATGAAGGTTTTTACAAATCTTAAAAACTTTGAGCATAAAGGAAGTTTTGAAGGGTGGATAAGAAGGATAATGGTAAACGAATGTATTTCTTATTTAAGAGTACAGAAAAAAATAAGTTTTCTTGAAGATGAGTATTATGTTGAAAGTACGGCTGATACTATTGAGAGTCAGCTTTCGGCAGATGATATTCAATGCATGATTGATGCTTTGCCTGAAGGGTATAAAATGGTTTTTAACCTTTATGTGATAGAGGGCTACAAACATCAGGAAATAGCAAAAATGCTGGGGATTAATGAAGGCACTTCCAAGTCGCAGTTATCGCATGCAAGAAAGATGCTTCAGGAGAAGATTAACAAACAAAAAAATTATTCAAATGGAACCGAATAA
- a CDS encoding polyprenyl synthetase family protein yields MKITEQIKQPILKEMELFEKKFHESMSSKVALLNRITYYIVNRKGKQMRPMFVFLTAKMISDGNVNERTYRGASVIELIHTATLVHDDVVDDSNKRRGFFSINALWKNKIAVLVGDYLLSKGLLLSIDNGDFDLLRIISVAVREMSEGELLQIEKARRLDITEEVYYEIIRQKTATLIAACCSLGACSVDPESEHVEKMRKFGELIGMAFQIKDDLFDYTEDAIGKPTGIDIKEQKMTLPLIYVLNTCSKEEKKWLINSIKNHNKDKKRVKQVIAFVKEHKGLDYAEQKMAEFQQEALMLLSDYPSSPYKDALTLMVNYVIERKI; encoded by the coding sequence ATGAAAATCACCGAACAGATAAAGCAACCCATATTAAAGGAAATGGAACTTTTTGAGAAAAAGTTTCATGAATCCATGTCTTCTAAAGTTGCCCTGCTTAACAGGATAACATATTATATAGTTAACCGTAAGGGAAAACAAATGCGACCTATGTTTGTTTTTCTTACTGCTAAAATGATTAGTGACGGCAATGTAAACGAAAGGACATACAGGGGAGCTTCGGTAATTGAACTTATCCATACGGCAACACTGGTTCATGATGATGTTGTGGACGACAGTAATAAACGCCGTGGCTTTTTCTCTATTAATGCCTTATGGAAAAATAAGATTGCGGTTCTTGTAGGCGATTACCTGCTGTCTAAAGGTTTGTTATTATCAATAGATAATGGCGATTTTGATTTATTAAGGATAATTTCGGTGGCTGTTCGCGAAATGAGCGAAGGGGAGCTACTACAAATTGAAAAGGCACGCAGGCTTGATATTACCGAAGAGGTGTATTATGAAATTATCCGTCAAAAAACGGCTACCCTTATTGCAGCCTGCTGTTCGCTTGGGGCTTGTTCTGTAGATCCAGAAAGTGAGCATGTAGAGAAAATGAGAAAATTCGGGGAGCTTATAGGTATGGCTTTCCAAATAAAGGATGACCTTTTTGATTATACCGAAGATGCCATTGGTAAGCCTACCGGTATAGATATTAAGGAACAGAAAATGACTTTACCGCTTATATATGTTCTCAATACCTGTTCTAAGGAAGAGAAAAAGTGGCTCATAAACTCCATTAAAAACCATAATAAGGATAAAAAGCGTGTAAAGCAGGTTATCGCTTTTGTAAAGGAGCATAAAGGCCTTGATTATGCAGAGCAAAAAATGGCAGAATTCCAACAGGAAGCCTTAATGTTGCTTTCAGATTATCCTTCATCTCCTTACAAAGATGCACTTACCTTAATGGTTAACTACGTTATTGAAAGAAAAATATAA
- the rlmN gene encoding 23S rRNA (adenine(2503)-C(2))-methyltransferase RlmN gives MQTQKKDIRALTKEQLRDFFVANGDKAFRGNQVYEWLWSKRAHSFDDMTNVAKATRQMLEDNFVINHIRVDQMQKSSDGTVKNAVRLHDGLVVESVLIPTETRTTACVSSQVGCSLDCNFCATARLKRMRNLNPDEIYDQVAAIDNESRLYHDRPLSNIVFMGMGEPLMNYNNVIKAIDKITSPEGLGMSPKRITVSTSGIPKMIKKLADDEVRFKLAVSLHSAVDEVRSKIMPFSENFPLKELRESLEYWYSKTKSRVTYEYVVWKGINDSKRDIDALVKFCKYVPCKVNLIEYNPIDDGEFQQAPQQAIDDYIAALEKSNIVVKVRRSRGKDIDAACGQLANKNEAAV, from the coding sequence ATGCAAACGCAAAAGAAAGATATAAGGGCGCTTACAAAGGAACAGTTACGTGATTTTTTTGTAGCCAATGGAGATAAGGCATTTCGCGGCAATCAGGTATATGAATGGCTGTGGAGTAAACGCGCACACAGTTTTGATGATATGACCAATGTGGCTAAGGCTACAAGGCAAATGCTGGAGGATAACTTTGTAATTAATCATATTCGTGTAGATCAAATGCAGAAGAGTAGCGACGGTACCGTTAAAAACGCCGTTCGCCTTCATGATGGTTTAGTGGTTGAATCGGTGCTTATACCTACCGAAACCAGGACTACTGCCTGTGTGTCCAGTCAGGTAGGATGTAGCCTGGACTGTAATTTTTGTGCTACTGCGAGACTTAAGCGTATGCGAAACCTTAACCCAGATGAGATTTATGATCAGGTTGCGGCTATTGATAACGAGAGCCGACTGTATCATGACAGGCCTTTATCTAACATCGTATTTATGGGTATGGGTGAGCCTCTAATGAACTATAATAACGTTATTAAGGCTATTGATAAAATTACCTCTCCCGAAGGTTTGGGCATGTCGCCAAAACGAATTACAGTTTCTACTTCGGGTATTCCTAAAATGATAAAAAAGCTTGCCGATGATGAGGTAAGGTTTAAACTTGCCGTTTCGCTGCACTCTGCGGTAGATGAGGTGAGGAGTAAGATTATGCCTTTTAGTGAAAATTTCCCTTTAAAGGAGTTAAGAGAGTCGCTGGAATACTGGTACAGCAAAACCAAAAGCCGTGTAACTTATGAATATGTGGTTTGGAAAGGCATAAACGATTCCAAACGCGATATAGATGCACTGGTTAAGTTTTGCAAATATGTACCGTGTAAAGTAAACCTTATTGAATACAATCCGATAGACGATGGTGAATTTCAGCAGGCACCACAACAGGCAATAGATGATTATATTGCCGCATTGGAAAAAAGCAACATTGTTGTAAAAGTAAGGCGAAGCCGTGGTAAAGATATAGATGCTGCCTGTGGGCAGCTGGCAAATAAAAACGAAGCCGCAGTGTAA